One Thermus thermamylovorans genomic window, CGAGGTCCATCCCCTTATTGTGGCCTAGGGCAGGGCTTTAAGCCAAGATTCCAGGACGCCAAAGCCGTAGCGGAAAAAGGCTTCGGAGCCCAGGTCCACCCCGGCCCTGGCTAGGATCTCCTTGGGGCTTGCGCTTTCCCCCGCCTCGAGGATTCCCAGGTACTTAGGCACGAAAGCTTCCCCCTCCTCTCGGTACTTCCCATAGAGGGCCAGGACCACCAGGTAGCCCAGGGCGTAGCTGTAGGTGTAGAAGCGGTAGTGGACGAAGTGGGGGATGCCCGCCCAGGCCGCTTGGTCCAGCTCGGTCCACGCCACGGCATCCCCGTAAAGCCCCTCCTGCTCCTCCTGCCAGATCCGGTGGAAGGCCTCGGGGGAGAGGGCTGCTTCCTTGCGGGCCTCGAGGCTTCTTCGCTCAAAGAAGGTGTACATCACCTGGCGGAAGAGGGTGTTCACCGCATCCTCCACCCTTTCTGCCAGGAGGAGGGTCTTTTCCTCCTGGGAAAGCCTTTTCAGGAGGAGGTCGTCCAGGAGGATCTCCGCGAAGACGCTGGCGGTCTCCGCCAGGGGGGTGGAGGCCCCGAAGTTGAGGAGGCGTTGCTTCCTGGCCAGGTAGAAGTGCACCCCGTGCCCCAGCTCATGGGCCAGGGTGTGGGCGGCGTCCAGGTCGTTCGTGTGGTTGAGGAGGACGTAGGGGTGGGTGGAGGGGAGCCCCCCAGAGCAGAAGGCCCCGCCCCGCTTGCCGGGGCGGGGGTAGGCGTCGATCCAGCGCTTCTCAAAGAACTCCCGGGCGATCCTTTCCACCTCGGGGGAGAAGCGGCGGAAGGCCTCCAGGACCAGCGCCTTGGCCTCCTCGAAGGGCACCTGGGGCTTTTCCCGGGTGAGGGGGGCGAGGAGGTCGGGGCTTGCCACCTTTTCCCCGCCCAGGCGCCTGGCCTTCCAGCGGTAGTAGGCCTCCACCAGGCCGTAGTGGGCCCGGGTGGCCTCGAGGAGGGCCTCAATGTCCCTGACCTCCACCTCGTCCCTTAGGGCCACGGGCTCCAGGGGGTGGCGGTAGCCCCGGAGGCGCAGGTCCTGGAGGTAGTCCAAATAGACCGCGTTGAAGACCGCGCCTAGGGTAGGGGCCTCGGCCAGGAGCTTCCCGTATAGCTCCCGGTGGGCCTCCCGCCGCACCTTGGGGTCGGGGTCCCGCCTTAGGGCCCGCACCTCCATCTCGGTAAGCTCCTTTTCCTCCACCCGGAAGCGGAAGCGGCCGGTGTATTCCGTGTAGAACTGGCTCCAGGCGCTCCTGCCCACCAGGCCCTTGAGGTTCAGGAGCTCCTCCTCCCGCTCGGAGAGGGTGTGGGGGGCGTAGGCCCGTTGCCTTTCCAGGAAGTGGCGGAGGTCCGCGAGGCCGGGGTGGTGCAGGAGGGCCTGGAAGGCCTCCTCGGGGAGCTTGCGCAGGGCCACCTCCAGGGGCAGGAGGCGGTTGCGCACCTCGGTGTAGCGGTTTCGCACCCGGTCCAGGAGGGCTTTCGCCACCGGGTCCTGGGTGCGGGTGGCGAAGTAGAGGGAGGCGTAGTTCAGGGGTCGGTAGGCCTTCTCCAGGGCCTCCTCGTAGCGGCGG contains:
- a CDS encoding M3 family oligoendopeptidase: MEWDLSDLYPSPEDPRLEGDLAEALRLAEGLDPKDLLDPKGAEDLFRRYEEALEKAYRPLNYASLYFATRTQDPVAKALLDRVRNRYTEVRNRLLPLEVALRKLPEEAFQALLHHPGLADLRHFLERQRAYAPHTLSEREEELLNLKGLVGRSAWSQFYTEYTGRFRFRVEEKELTEMEVRALRRDPDPKVRREAHRELYGKLLAEAPTLGAVFNAVYLDYLQDLRLRGYRHPLEPVALRDEVEVRDIEALLEATRAHYGLVEAYYRWKARRLGGEKVASPDLLAPLTREKPQVPFEEAKALVLEAFRRFSPEVERIAREFFEKRWIDAYPRPGKRGGAFCSGGLPSTHPYVLLNHTNDLDAAHTLAHELGHGVHFYLARKQRLLNFGASTPLAETASVFAEILLDDLLLKRLSQEEKTLLLAERVEDAVNTLFRQVMYTFFERRSLEARKEAALSPEAFHRIWQEEQEGLYGDAVAWTELDQAAWAGIPHFVHYRFYTYSYALGYLVVLALYGKYREEGEAFVPKYLGILEAGESASPKEILARAGVDLGSEAFFRYGFGVLESWLKALP